Proteins encoded by one window of Ulvibacter sp. MAR_2010_11:
- a CDS encoding NRDE family protein, with translation MCTVTFFPKSTTNFILTSNRDESPGRSTLAPHIYSLQGIDLLFPKDEVAGGTWIGASSRKRIVCLMNGGFTAHQREASYRMSRGIIVTNLLTAEDAVSKIESFDFTGIEPFTIILVDWEKELRLYELVWDGEQHHLAEKPLAPQIWSSSLLYTEDTKRKREQWFSQFLFETVNPSEAEILHFHKTAGEGNIASNLIMNRDFVKTKSLTQIVKNDTIAMRYEDLQTNTVTTQTLQ, from the coding sequence ATGTGTACCGTAACGTTTTTTCCGAAGTCAACTACGAACTTTATACTCACTTCCAACAGAGATGAATCCCCCGGAAGGAGTACATTGGCGCCGCATATTTATAGCCTGCAGGGTATCGATTTGCTTTTTCCAAAAGATGAGGTTGCCGGAGGCACCTGGATTGGGGCGAGTAGTAGAAAACGAATAGTTTGTTTAATGAACGGGGGGTTTACAGCCCACCAGCGAGAAGCGTCGTATAGAATGAGTAGAGGAATCATTGTCACCAATTTGTTGACTGCTGAAGATGCAGTGTCGAAAATCGAGTCCTTTGATTTTACGGGGATTGAACCTTTTACCATTATTTTGGTGGACTGGGAAAAGGAGCTTCGATTGTATGAATTGGTTTGGGATGGTGAGCAGCACCATTTAGCTGAAAAACCGCTGGCACCGCAAATTTGGTCGTCATCTTTGCTGTATACTGAAGATACTAAGCGCAAAAGAGAGCAATGGTTTTCACAGTTTTTATTCGAAACTGTAAATCCTTCCGAAGCAGAAATCCTTCATTTTCATAAAACAGCCGGTGAAGGAAATATAGCTTCCAACCTGATTATGAACAGAGACTTTGTAAAAACCAAGAGCCTAACTCAAATTGTAAAAAACGATACCATTGCCATGCGGTACGAAGATTTACAAACCAATACCGTTACAACTCAAACTCTTCAATAA
- the pruA gene encoding L-glutamate gamma-semialdehyde dehydrogenase: MGKGFFEVPVAINEPVKDYAPGSPERTEVSATYKKMYDSTVEVPLYINGKNIKTGKTATMSPPHDHKHILGTYHKAEKKNITDAISSALEARKSWATTPWEQRAAIFLRAAELLAGPYRARINAATMLGQSKNIYQAEIDAACELIDFLRFNVQFMTEIYAEQPESTSGAWNRLEYRPLEGFIYAITPFNFTAIAGNLPASAALMGNVVVWKPSDSQVYSAKVILDVFKEAGVPAGVINMVMGDPVMITDTVLASPDFSGIHFTGSTHVFKDIWQKIGTNIHTYKTYPRIVGETGGKDFIVAHKTSNPQQVATAIARGAFEFQGQKCSAASRCYISKSIWEKVKKNLIADVGTFKMGSPEDMGNFITAVIHEGSFNKLAKYIDQAKKDKKAEIIIGGGYNKKVGYFIEPTVIVTTDPKYTTMCTELFGPVVTIYVFEDKDWEKTLHLVDETGEYALTGAVFSEDRYALEKAVRILENAAGNFYINDKPTGAVVGQQPFGGARASGTNDKAGSKLNLYRWISPRMVKETFVTPTDYKYPFLG, encoded by the coding sequence ATGGGAAAAGGATTTTTTGAAGTACCCGTTGCCATTAATGAACCCGTTAAGGATTATGCGCCCGGATCACCCGAGCGCACAGAAGTTTCGGCTACCTATAAAAAAATGTACGACAGTACCGTAGAAGTGCCTTTGTACATCAACGGAAAAAATATAAAAACAGGCAAGACGGCTACCATGTCGCCGCCTCACGATCACAAACATATTTTAGGCACCTATCACAAGGCCGAAAAGAAAAACATTACCGATGCCATTTCGAGTGCATTGGAAGCTCGCAAATCATGGGCAACCACGCCATGGGAGCAACGTGCTGCTATTTTTCTTCGTGCAGCCGAGCTGCTTGCTGGTCCGTATCGCGCTCGTATTAATGCCGCCACCATGTTGGGGCAGTCAAAAAATATTTATCAGGCTGAAATTGATGCAGCCTGCGAATTGATCGACTTTTTGAGATTCAATGTTCAGTTTATGACTGAAATCTATGCCGAACAACCTGAATCCACTTCGGGTGCCTGGAACCGATTGGAATATCGCCCTCTGGAAGGATTTATCTATGCAATTACCCCTTTTAACTTTACAGCCATCGCCGGAAACTTACCCGCCAGTGCTGCATTAATGGGGAATGTTGTGGTTTGGAAGCCAAGTGACAGTCAGGTGTATTCTGCAAAAGTAATTCTAGACGTATTTAAAGAAGCAGGGGTTCCTGCAGGTGTTATCAATATGGTGATGGGTGATCCGGTTATGATTACCGACACAGTATTGGCGAGTCCCGATTTCAGTGGGATTCATTTTACCGGCTCTACGCACGTATTTAAGGATATCTGGCAAAAAATAGGAACCAACATACATACGTATAAAACCTATCCTCGTATTGTTGGGGAAACAGGTGGAAAAGATTTTATCGTTGCACATAAAACTTCCAATCCGCAACAAGTAGCTACGGCTATTGCTCGTGGTGCATTCGAATTCCAGGGGCAGAAGTGTAGTGCAGCCAGTAGATGTTATATTTCTAAAAGCATTTGGGAAAAGGTAAAGAAGAACCTCATTGCCGATGTAGGCACCTTTAAAATGGGCTCCCCGGAAGATATGGGGAATTTCATCACTGCAGTTATTCATGAGGGGTCTTTTAACAAGCTTGCCAAATATATTGATCAGGCCAAGAAAGACAAGAAAGCCGAAATTATTATTGGAGGAGGTTATAACAAAAAGGTTGGCTACTTTATTGAGCCAACGGTTATTGTTACTACAGATCCGAAGTACACCACCATGTGTACCGAGCTTTTTGGTCCCGTTGTAACCATTTATGTCTTTGAAGACAAAGACTGGGAAAAAACATTACATCTGGTTGATGAAACAGGAGAATATGCTTTAACCGGAGCTGTATTTAGCGAGGATCGCTATGCTTTGGAAAAAGCGGTTCGGATTTTGGAAAATGCTGCCGGAAACTTTTACATCAACGACAAGCCTACAGGGGCGGTAGTTGGACAACAACCTTTTGGAGGAGCTCGCGCCAGCGGAACCAACGACAAGGCCGGAAGCAAATTAAACCTATACCGATGGATTTCACCTAGAATGGTAAAGGAAACCTTTGTTACACCAACAGATTATAAGTATCCGTTTTTAGGATAA
- a CDS encoding DUF5103 domain-containing protein, with translation MFKNLIAFVLLLGCVLFVQGQVQERVAPEYISTIQFSGTTSQSQLPIINLGERLQLSFDALNGNEEDYYYTITHYNFDWTPSDLSKGEYLNGFDEVRIESYENSLNTLQIFSHYTLSIPNRETRGLTKSGNYLLSIYNDDNEVVFSRKFMVLEKVVGVDVEIKRSRDLNYIEERQVVQFKINSPTLLLINPKQTVKTLILQNSNLKTAITNLKPQYTIGSELIYRYDKEAAFWGGNEFLSFDNKDVRSATYGIRRVELADVYENFLYTNSSRRDRPYTYNPDINGNFVIRNIDAQNPNIEAEYVRLHFNLQYFEDIGNKEIHIYGNFNNWTIDGTTYMEYDSSSDTYRNSRLFKQGYYDYKYVLVDRDGSIDEGAIDGNYWQTENEYTVLVYYRDLGGRYDRIIGIGVGTSKEITNN, from the coding sequence ATGTTTAAAAATTTAATTGCTTTTGTACTACTTCTTGGCTGCGTACTCTTTGTCCAGGGACAGGTACAGGAACGTGTTGCCCCAGAATACATAAGTACCATTCAGTTTAGCGGGACTACGTCTCAAAGTCAGTTGCCCATAATTAACTTAGGAGAGCGATTACAACTCTCTTTTGATGCCTTGAACGGGAACGAAGAAGACTATTATTATACTATTACACATTATAATTTTGATTGGACGCCCAGCGATCTTTCAAAAGGCGAATACTTAAACGGATTTGATGAAGTTCGCATTGAATCCTATGAAAATTCATTAAACACCCTTCAAATTTTTTCACACTATACGTTAAGTATCCCGAACAGGGAAACCCGTGGACTTACCAAAAGCGGTAATTACCTGTTGAGCATTTACAACGATGACAATGAGGTGGTCTTCTCAAGAAAATTTATGGTATTAGAAAAAGTTGTTGGAGTAGATGTTGAAATAAAACGCTCCCGGGATCTTAATTATATCGAAGAAAGGCAAGTAGTCCAGTTTAAGATTAACTCGCCTACGTTATTGCTAATCAATCCGAAACAGACGGTTAAAACTTTGATATTACAAAACAGCAACCTGAAAACGGCCATCACAAATTTAAAGCCCCAATATACCATTGGCAGTGAGTTAATTTACCGCTACGACAAAGAAGCTGCATTTTGGGGTGGAAACGAGTTTTTAAGTTTCGATAATAAAGATGTGCGCTCAGCCACCTACGGAATTAGAAGAGTGGAGCTGGCTGATGTGTATGAAAATTTTTTATATACCAACTCATCCAGAAGAGACAGGCCTTACACCTATAATCCCGATATTAACGGAAACTTTGTGATTCGCAATATCGATGCCCAAAACCCAAATATCGAAGCCGAATACGTTCGTTTGCATTTTAATCTGCAGTATTTTGAAGACATCGGCAATAAGGAAATTCATATTTACGGCAATTTCAATAATTGGACCATCGACGGGACTACCTATATGGAATACGACTCATCCAGTGATACCTATAGAAATTCCAGACTTTTTAAACAAGGATATTACGATTATAAATATGTGCTGGTAGACCGCGATGGTTCTATAGATGAAGGAGCAATCGATGGTAATTATTGGCAAACAGAGAATGAATATACCGTGTTGGTATATTATCGGGATTTAGGCGGGCGCTACGACAGGATTATTGGAATTGGGGTGGGTACTTCAAAAGAAATTACCAATAATTAA
- the apaG gene encoding Co2+/Mg2+ efflux protein ApaG: protein MVQQVTQGIKVSVETTFEGTFYKNYKMHYAFGYTVTIENQSKDAVQLTDRHWKIKDSLNDEEIVEGEGVIGKKPVLQSGEKHSYSSGCLLLSPFGAMKGYYAMVNFATTRKFRVAIPSFKLSAPFAIN, encoded by the coding sequence ATGGTACAACAAGTAACACAAGGCATTAAGGTTTCGGTAGAAACCACTTTTGAAGGCACATTTTATAAAAACTATAAAATGCATTATGCGTTTGGATATACCGTTACCATAGAAAATCAGAGTAAAGATGCCGTTCAACTTACCGATAGACACTGGAAAATTAAAGACTCCCTAAACGATGAAGAAATTGTGGAAGGCGAAGGTGTAATTGGCAAAAAACCGGTTTTGCAATCGGGCGAAAAACATTCCTACAGCAGCGGATGTCTGTTACTTTCTCCATTTGGCGCGATGAAAGGATATTACGCCATGGTGAACTTTGCTACCACCCGAAAATTTCGAGTTGCTATTCCCTCTTTCAAACTAAGTGCCCCTTTCGCTATTAATTAG
- a CDS encoding TlpA disulfide reductase family protein: MNKIVVILSFLLTLNAFAQNDLPNINLTTMDGSTINIKDATNQDNVVVVSLWATWCVPCLKELDAISEVYDVWQDETNVQLIAVSVDDSRTVKRVKPLINGKGWDYTILLDSNNDLKRALGAATVPLTLLIKDNQIVYRHSGYTAGAESELYQKIKEYSK, translated from the coding sequence ATGAATAAAATTGTAGTAATCCTCTCTTTTTTACTTACGCTCAATGCATTTGCACAGAACGATTTACCTAATATTAATCTTACTACCATGGACGGAAGCACCATTAATATTAAAGATGCGACCAACCAAGACAATGTAGTTGTAGTTTCTCTTTGGGCTACCTGGTGTGTACCCTGCTTAAAGGAATTAGATGCAATTAGTGAAGTGTATGACGTATGGCAAGATGAAACCAATGTTCAGTTAATTGCTGTATCAGTGGATGACAGCCGTACCGTAAAACGTGTAAAGCCGTTAATTAATGGAAAAGGATGGGATTATACTATCTTACTCGATTCTAACAACGATCTAAAACGCGCATTGGGAGCAGCTACTGTGCCGCTTACCTTATTGATAAAAGACAATCAGATTGTCTATAGACATTCCGGCTATACTGCGGGTGCCGAATCTGAACTATACCAAAAAATAAAGGAATATTCTAAATAA
- a CDS encoding DUF3667 domain-containing protein, which yields METNKPVKSNSRKAFKYRQTECLNCGQSLDLSDRYCSYCSQLNTSKQLSVRDFISEFVGSILVYDSRLRYTVKDLLFKPGTITFNYVGGKRLKYANPFRFFLSVSIIYFLLQGLITTFSSGKSPFLNLNNNGNPVSLDSLQNKNLTFPNGNGSLDTLVISGNTFKINSDTIAETPKKTEKVFEYISETDLDTLDWSNRLVERFSMYRDFYKLHDIKNADVALDSLKHRNTSFNRWVYNKNSAFDRIADDPFGFLNYMMGKTPFFLFFFAPFFAFFFWLIYSKSKYTYMEHMIFIFHIFSFLFLAFLICLIPDTFLNDGVFSGIVFALIGPFYFYKALRNFYKQNRLITIIKFVFLNIVFWISSTFAALVFFAISAAAY from the coding sequence ATGGAAACTAACAAACCCGTAAAAAGCAACAGTCGTAAAGCCTTTAAATACAGACAAACCGAATGTCTTAATTGTGGTCAGTCACTGGATTTAAGCGATCGGTATTGTTCGTATTGTTCTCAGCTAAATACCAGCAAACAGCTTTCGGTACGAGATTTTATCAGTGAATTTGTGGGGAGTATTTTAGTCTATGACTCCCGTCTGCGTTATACGGTAAAGGATTTACTCTTTAAACCCGGAACAATCACTTTCAACTATGTAGGCGGTAAGCGTCTTAAATATGCCAATCCCTTTCGGTTTTTTTTGAGTGTTTCTATAATTTACTTTTTACTACAAGGATTGATAACCACTTTTTCATCGGGGAAAAGCCCTTTTTTAAATTTAAATAATAATGGCAATCCTGTTTCTTTGGACTCTCTTCAAAATAAGAATTTGACATTTCCCAACGGAAATGGCTCCTTAGACACATTGGTAATTTCGGGAAATACCTTTAAAATAAACAGTGATACCATTGCCGAAACGCCAAAGAAGACAGAAAAAGTGTTCGAATATATTTCAGAAACAGATTTAGACACTTTGGACTGGAGCAACCGACTCGTAGAACGGTTTTCTATGTATCGTGATTTTTATAAATTGCATGACATCAAAAATGCAGATGTCGCCCTTGACAGTTTAAAACATAGAAATACCTCTTTTAACAGGTGGGTTTACAATAAAAATAGTGCCTTCGACCGGATAGCTGATGATCCCTTCGGCTTTTTAAACTATATGATGGGAAAAACACCTTTTTTCCTCTTTTTCTTTGCGCCGTTTTTTGCATTTTTCTTTTGGCTCATCTATTCGAAATCGAAATACACCTATATGGAACACATGATTTTTATCTTCCATATTTTTAGTTTTTTGTTTTTAGCTTTTCTTATCTGCCTTATACCGGATACTTTTCTCAATGACGGTGTTTTCAGCGGGATTGTATTTGCACTTATAGGGCCATTTTACTTCTACAAAGCCTTGCGTAACTTCTACAAGCAGAACCGTTTGATTACAATAATAAAATTTGTATTTTTAAACATCGTTTTTTGGATAAGTTCAACATTTGCGGCCTTGGTGTTTTTTGCAATATCTGCCGCAGCCTATTAA
- a CDS encoding Omp28-related outer membrane protein, whose amino-acid sequence MKTYHFTRLSLVLIIFTSLFSCSKSEENVPLEGGGNFANLIISSDSPDNVLVLNETINLMVTGDDGVEYTNEATFYVNQTEISGSSHIFDAEGSYEVYASYLGINSNTLSYEVIDAAERTIFVDNSKALRNQTITFSMVDSDGNDVTPEATFFVNETAISGSTFVSASEGNFTVYAQYEVSGNTQNTASKSFEVFIPVRKTVLEDYTGTWCGYCPSVAAAIVEAHAASSNLAIVAIHETANSSPDPYHFPQVDLLQAEFGVNGLPAARINRTTTWSNPYDVNDAIVTAGEATNLAIAIDSQLNGSTLSVDVKVIYEAGSIQGDKLVLYLTEDGLIHDQVNYYDTDPSSPFFNQGNPIPDFVHNEVLRLSLTNIFGDEITATNAFDTYTKNFSIAIPSDYNTANLNLIAMVVSADNTARNAQFADVNEDKEFE is encoded by the coding sequence ATGAAAACCTACCATTTTACTAGACTTTCCCTTGTTTTAATTATATTTACTTCTCTTTTTTCTTGTAGTAAATCTGAAGAAAATGTACCCTTGGAAGGAGGGGGGAATTTTGCCAATTTGATCATTTCAAGTGACTCTCCCGATAATGTATTAGTATTGAACGAAACCATTAATTTGATGGTCACAGGTGATGATGGAGTGGAGTATACCAATGAGGCTACTTTTTATGTAAATCAAACTGAAATATCAGGGTCGAGTCATATTTTTGATGCAGAAGGTTCCTATGAAGTTTATGCTTCTTATTTGGGGATAAACAGTAATACTTTAAGTTACGAGGTAATCGATGCCGCCGAACGCACCATTTTTGTTGATAATTCGAAAGCGTTAAGAAATCAAACCATCACCTTTTCTATGGTAGATTCAGATGGGAACGATGTTACGCCTGAAGCAACCTTCTTTGTAAACGAGACCGCTATTTCGGGAAGTACCTTTGTTTCTGCTTCCGAAGGAAATTTTACAGTCTACGCACAATACGAAGTTTCCGGAAATACTCAAAACACAGCTTCAAAGTCGTTTGAAGTATTTATTCCGGTACGCAAAACCGTTTTAGAAGATTATACAGGGACCTGGTGTGGTTATTGCCCAAGTGTTGCTGCTGCTATTGTGGAGGCTCATGCCGCCTCAAGCAATTTGGCCATTGTCGCAATTCATGAAACCGCAAATAGTAGCCCCGATCCTTATCATTTTCCTCAGGTAGATTTGTTACAAGCCGAATTTGGTGTCAACGGACTTCCGGCTGCACGAATTAACAGAACGACTACCTGGAGTAATCCCTATGATGTGAATGATGCAATTGTCACCGCAGGTGAAGCAACCAATTTGGCCATTGCAATCGATTCTCAACTCAACGGAAGTACACTTTCAGTCGATGTAAAAGTGATTTATGAAGCAGGTTCTATTCAAGGTGATAAGTTGGTTTTATACCTTACGGAAGACGGTTTGATTCACGACCAGGTGAATTATTATGACACCGACCCTTCCAGTCCTTTTTTCAATCAGGGGAATCCAATTCCCGATTTTGTGCACAATGAGGTGTTGCGCTTGTCGTTAACCAATATTTTCGGGGATGAGATTACTGCCACCAATGCATTCGATACCTACACCAAGAATTTTAGCATTGCCATTCCTTCCGATTACAATACGGCAAACCTAAACCTAATTGCCATGGTTGTAAGCGCCGATAATACGGCACGGAATGCACAATTTGCCGATGTGAATGAAGACAAAGAATTTGAATAA